One window of the Pseudofrankia sp. DC12 genome contains the following:
- a CDS encoding NAD(P)-dependent oxidoreductase yields MPATQPAGGEQNPSPAGPPTATPGTTRVGWIGTGVMGAAMAGHLLSAGYPLTVATRTRDRAKQLLDAGASWADTPAELAADADIVFSMVGFPADVREVLLGPDGALATARPATVLVDMTTSEPALAVEIATAAAERGVLALDAPVSGGDVGARDGTLSIMVGGAPEALEAVRPCLEAMGRAIVRQGGPGAGQHTKMVNQILIASTMVSISEALLYAYRNGLDVEQVLASVSGGAAGSWSLTNLAPRVIAGNFAPGFYVDHMVKDLGIALAEARRARLALPGLALAHQLYVALQAQDRGRDGTQALVHALASLSGQPFPPAPVPRAPFPA; encoded by the coding sequence ATGCCAGCCACGCAGCCCGCCGGCGGCGAGCAGAACCCCTCGCCCGCCGGACCGCCCACCGCGACGCCGGGGACGACCCGCGTCGGCTGGATCGGTACGGGCGTCATGGGTGCCGCGATGGCCGGCCACCTGCTGAGCGCCGGCTACCCGTTGACGGTCGCCACCCGGACGAGAGACCGGGCCAAGCAGCTGCTCGACGCGGGTGCGAGCTGGGCGGACACCCCCGCCGAGCTCGCCGCCGACGCCGACATCGTCTTCTCGATGGTCGGGTTCCCCGCGGACGTGCGCGAGGTGCTGCTCGGCCCGGACGGCGCGCTGGCGACGGCCCGCCCCGCCACCGTGCTGGTCGACATGACGACGAGCGAGCCGGCGCTGGCCGTCGAGATCGCCACCGCGGCGGCCGAACGCGGCGTGCTGGCGCTCGACGCCCCGGTCTCCGGCGGCGACGTCGGCGCCCGCGACGGCACCCTATCGATCATGGTGGGCGGCGCCCCCGAGGCGCTCGAGGCCGTGCGCCCCTGCCTGGAGGCGATGGGCCGGGCAATCGTGCGCCAGGGCGGTCCGGGCGCTGGCCAGCACACCAAGATGGTCAACCAGATCCTGATCGCCTCCACCATGGTCTCGATCAGTGAGGCGCTGCTCTACGCCTACCGCAACGGCCTGGACGTGGAGCAGGTGCTCGCCTCGGTGAGCGGCGGGGCCGCCGGCAGCTGGTCGCTGACCAACCTCGCGCCGCGGGTGATCGCGGGCAACTTCGCCCCCGGCTTCTACGTCGACCACATGGTCAAGGACCTGGGCATCGCCCTGGCCGAGGCGCGCCGTGCCCGTCTCGCCCTGCCGGGACTGGCACTCGCGCACCAGCTGTACGTCGCGCTGCAGGCCCAGGATCGTGGCCGGGACGGCACCCAGGCGCTCGTCCACGCGTTGGCCTCGCTGTCGGGCCAGCCGTTCCCGCCCGCGCCGGTCCCGCGGGCGCCGTTCCCGGCCTAG